CAAATGGGATGGAGTATCTGGTGCCAGTCTCATAGTCATCACTCAAGCAGATCATTTGGCCATCTGATAGAAACTTCACTGGAATGAAGTTTGCAGGGCAGCTTTTGGACTTGGTGACGGGGTTCTCGAAAGAGGTGCCGTAGATTCCTCCAAACAGATATCCTGAGTTTTCTGGAGCTTTTCCATTGACAGAGCACCAGTACGTATTTATTCGAGCAGAGCGAACACGATAGAGATTTTGACAGTTTTTCCGATGACAAGTGGACAACCACAAAAACCCACATCCATAGCTAACGTCATAGCAGTAATTTTCTGTGTAACCCTGCTGTCTCACTTCTGATCGTAATAAAGTTGGAGTGTAAGGTGAGCGACAGGAGTAATCACCTGTTGCAATATTTTTCTGGGCAAGGGTTTCGCAAAGTGGATCTGCATCTTTGGTAAGTTTTGTACACTGCTGGTAGACTCCTCCAAAACTGAGGTTGGTGGCTGGACCCTCGCATGAGTCGTCATCAACGTTAGCCTGAAAGTTGAAGTTCTTGGAACCAATGTCCACACAACCAGGGCGGGTGTTGACCTTGTAGTAGCGTTCTATTGCCATGCTCACTGTATGAGCCACTTTGCCAACTGTAGGCTGTGGCAGATCAGGAAAAGTATTTGAGTTTATAAAATAGTGGATGGGGAACCCAGAACGATCAATAGAAACCAGATTATTCCTGGTATTTTCTTGCCACTTCTGCAAAGTGATTCCAGGATAAAAAGGTATGCCCCCATGGCTTTGGATGAGGGAGTACTGAATATTGGACTGGTATGTTTTAAGTGATGAGCTTTGTTGGCTAGACTGACTGCTGATATCAAATTTTAGTTTGTCAAAAAAGTTTAACCCAGCCTGAGCTTTAACAGTGGAGGTATCTGAAGAACTGTCTGACACATAAGAGGAACGGAGATAGTCTTCCTGCACCAGAGATGCCCCGGCATCTACACTGGTGATAACATGGGTTCCATAGTCCAGCACCATCTTCTCTGAAAGGTACTCTGCATTCCTTGTCTGATTGTTTGCAATTGCATCAACAATTTCTTTGACTTGCTGAGCAAAGCGAGAATCCAAAGTGAAGTCTGGGTAAGCTTTGACGGTGTAGATGAAGTTGCGAACCTGTTGATAGAATTAAAATATAGACTATATTCAGTTTTGTGATATGTAACTTTTCCTTTATATTTCTATAAATCTGAGCATGTGccaataatgaaaacaaacattttattgcatagcTGTTTACTGGCATAGACaatcaaaaatttatttttttacctgctaACAAAGAACGTCATTGTATTCTACAACTGCCTAGAGACAACACTCAAATCATGTTGTTGCCCTTTGAAGATTAACCTGCGACACCATTGGTTTAGATCCAAACATCTGTGTTAAACACAGTCAAAGTCTAGAGATCTACTAAACATAGACCTTGTAGAAAACGATATTTGCTGTTCATAAATGGTCCCAAATCAAATATGTGAAAgtttgagctaaaaaaaaaaaaagggtgtgCAAATCTGCTGTGCAAATCTGGTAGAAATCCCAAATAACTTGGTGACATCAGTGTTGCTCCAAAGCAGCACATAAATATGAATTCTAgctacattttcaaaatttgatttgaaaagattaaatgtttaaaagaccGTTGATCATTCTCCTTTTCACTTCATAATCACACAGAAACTTGTCTATTGCATAAATTTTCgagaatacaaaaataaatgtgtgaaagatCAAGGGGtctgaaaacttttgcacagatgtctctaaatatttataaaaagttttttttctcccaaataaTAGGACATGAATGtttcttaaatattcaaaatacctgTACTCTGGCTGTAGTCGAAGAATCCTTGACCTGATGTGATTTCATCCTTGTGTTCTCATAGGAAAACTTGCCATTCAGAACTGAGAAAAATGATGCATCAGCATTGATGGAGTGAGATGTGGTGCTTTTCTGCTCCAGCCAGGAGCTGATTATCTCTGAGTTGGTCTCCACGCCTGTCTGCTTCTGAGGGATGACAAACACCTCATCTGGAATGAGGTAAAGTCCATCCTCGGTGGTTTGGCACTGGAAGTAGCTGAGGTTCATCACTCGGCCCATGTCCAGGTTCCGGAGGTTGTCCCAGCCTCCTCCTGGCAGGACTTCCAGGGCTGTGAGGGAAATGTTGGTGGAGGCCCGGCATTGTCTGAGCCAGTTGGTCGGACGGCTCACGGGACCAGAGCAgcagatttgaaaaaaattaagagcagCAAGAAGTGTCAGGGCAGACTTCATGATGCCTCAGTCTGAAGTGAAATCTGAGGCAGCTATATTGAAGTTCATTCAGTCCCGCCTCTAATGTCTTGATCACATGACAAACAAGAAACACTGAGAGTTGGTTTGGTTTCACTTCCATTTTTCTTaggtcttttttgtttgtttgtacaGGCTGACAAGAAAAGCCTGTAAAAAGTTtgatcaaattttaaaacaataataatcttATGATTTAACAACTGCTTATTTTGCAGACATTTgcaatttctcatttatttgtCCAGaactaaaacaacatttatccCATGAGAATTGCAAAGAGGAAACAAATCTCAAGGTTAAATAAACACCACTAACTCTACTCCCCATCACTATTGTAAATGTTTAACACACAGCAATAAAAGGATTACAATTTCATTGTGACAGAAAAGTTCTGCTCAGTGAAATATAACTATCATAAACAATTAAGTGAAACTTTTGTCACTGATAAATTGATACAGAATAATATGAAGAAAATTCCTTAACCTAATGtgccattttctgttttacatggTTCTCTAAAAAGAGTGATTTTTAGAGAACCATAACAGAACAGAAGCAGAACAATCAACAAGAAGCAGGACAATCTGTTTAATATAatggtttaacataaaaaacaaatctcccTTGCAGGACAGGCAGGTTGTTATTCAAACAGTCCAAACTTTTGACTATAAAAGGAGAAGAGATTTAAATCTTCTTTGCGTGCAGTTCAGAAAATGAAATAGAAGACTTTATCTATACTGATGCTTTATCTATACCTTGAGATAAGTATTTACAGTCTTCCTCATTTAAAAAGGGAACAGAAAGAGGATAAGGGGAAATAATGGTCTACATCACATGAGAGTGCATCACTGGGGAAACCCAGTGACTTTCTGAGTCACATTCCAGCATTCATGTCTGAACCTGTTTTGGTACAGACAAGAGGCTCAGGTAAACGTCCAGGTGTTTGTGAGGAACGACCCACCGAGTTAGCAACACATTTGGAAAAGCACTTCCAGTTTGGCAAGGTTCGGTTATTCCCCTGTCTTTGTTGCAGAAAGATCACAGCAGCAAAATTCAAACCGAGTTGAAAACCTCTCTCATCCCCTCTCACTTTGCCATCACTTTTATTGTAAAAGTAGCACAATAAATTACCATGCCTCACAAAAGTTTTCCTACgttttgaacatttctgcaCTCTGTCATGGTACAGCAATaaattttgatgcattttactGCACAAGGTGATGTATAATTGGGATGTGAAGAAAACACTGTACATGGTTTTCAGAATATTTCACACTTAGATGTGAGAAGAGTGTTGCATTAATATGTCTTGTACACTCAACAGCCCTGCCCTCCCCATTCCCAAATCAATACTTCACCTCTCACTTGCTGTTGCAGCTACAGCTGCAAATCTTGAGTTAGTAATTCTAAAGAGTTGGTCGATTCTCTATTCTACTTTGGTATTGACTTTGAGTGGCCcattttaaatggtaaatgtcGTACATTTGTACAGCACTTCATCAAGTCTGAGGACAGATGGAGCAATCATTCAAACCAGCATCCCATCAGTTATAAGTCTAATCCAACCTACTGAGTTAACACTTTTATCGTAGAGTTAGATATTTAATCTACAGTAAAGGATTCCTTTGTAAGTCTGGTTGTTGtcttgctggaaggtgaacctccatcCCAGGTCCATCCCAGACTTTTGTTGCATCTGTACCTCCTCCAGAGTTAGAATTGGGCCACTTCATTGCTTCCTTGATTAATGCTCTCTTTACTCGGCCAGTCATTTTAGGTGGGCACCATGCCATGGTGGGTCTGCAATTGTGTCgcactctttccattttcttgaaaagtaatttgttataagataagataaatctttattgtcattgtcacaacaacaataaaatgtaatagGTTGTTTTATTAGCTGTGTTGAGCTTCATCTCAACTCTGTCCTTGACCTGTCTGATGGGTTCAACACTATATGACATCCCAACATACGGTTGAGATTTTTCTTTGAAGGCTTCACTTCTGTACCCAATTGTGACCAGCAGATGGCGACAGTACTCACACACATAAAGCTTTCTAATTTTGAGTCTGGTTTGACAaaagaatgaaagcaaaaaaaaaaaaaaaaaaagaaagaaaccccatgccacttttttaaaaatcttttgcaGTGAAGCTAAACTCGTCATAATGTTGAGATAACACGACTCAACCTATTTTTTACGACTGAAACTTATAAACCGAAGATTATGGTTAAGAACAGCCAAGGCCAGTATGAACAGAATGACAGCGTTGTGACAACGAGGCAGtgtgtttggaaaataaacctCTTGACTCTTGGCCAGTGGAGCGTTTCGTGGAGTCACACCCTCTCTTTTAATCTCCACAAATTTCCTTAACAGCAGATAATTGAGTTCAGACATTATTTTATCTAGTTTTGTCAGCTTACCAGCTGAATGTAAAACAGGTTGACATTTGTATCAGGTTACATCGGAAGGTGTATTGATGAGAACtttactttacaaataaaagttaaatatactAAAACTTTGGCATTCCTGCTTACATTTGATTCATGTGTGCTTTTGATTTTCAGTTCAGAAAAAGTGCAACTCCAGAAAATATTAATTCTGAGAATTAAGCAAACTACCGGTAATCTTAAACCCAACAAGGAAGCCTCCTAAACTGAAGCAAACAAAAGGTATTCTCAGTGAGTCtaacaaactgttttgtttactttttaagaCAAAATGGTAATATTGCATAATTCTACCTGAACAACACACCTTTATTATATTACTAAGCAAGTACGTATATAAAGTAACTACATCACACTTCTTAaataagaatatatatatttttatttccaacaaTGCAGTTCAGTCTATAACAGACTGTGACAGatgagaaaaaagagaagaaataagaaatgtaagaaaatagCAAGTTCAGTAAAGCAAACTCAGTTTTGTTGAATGCATCTTAGTCCACACCGAGTGAAAGCTCAGAAGAAGAGCCTTTTGGTTCCATGGGAGCCCTCACTTCTTGGCTGCCGCCTTGGTCCTTTTAGCTTTGGGCCTCTTCACCTTCTTGGGGCTCTTTGGCTTCTTTGCCTTTTTGGCCCCAGCAGGTTTTTTGGCTTTCTTTGGACTCTTGgcc
The genomic region above belongs to Xiphophorus maculatus strain JP 163 A chromosome 12, X_maculatus-5.0-male, whole genome shotgun sequence and contains:
- the mpeg1 gene encoding macrophage-expressed gene 1 protein, yielding MKSALTLLAALNFFQICCSGPVSRPTNWLRQCRASTNISLTALEVLPGGGWDNLRNLDMGRVMNLSYFQCQTTEDGLYLIPDEVFVIPQKQTGVETNSEIISSWLEQKSTTSHSINADASFFSVLNGKFSYENTRMKSHQVKDSSTTARVQVRNFIYTVKAYPDFTLDSRFAQQVKEIVDAIANNQTRNAEYLSEKMVLDYGTHVITSVDAGASLVQEDYLRSSYVSDSSSDTSTVKAQAGLNFFDKLKFDISSQSSQQSSSLKTYQSNIQYSLIQSHGGIPFYPGITLQKWQENTRNNLVSIDRSGFPIHYFINSNTFPDLPQPTVGKVAHTVSMAIERYYKVNTRPGCVDIGSKNFNFQANVDDDSCEGPATNLSFGGVYQQCTKLTKDADPLCETLAQKNIATGDYSCRSPYTPTLLRSEVRQQGYTENYCYDVSYGCGFLWLSTCHRKNCQNLYRVRSARINTYWCSVNGKAPENSGYLFGGIYGTSFENPVTKSKSCPANFIPVKFLSDGQMICLSDDYETGTRYSIPFGGLFSCESGNPLAKNQRRCPPKFSQHLATVSDGCEILYCVQSGLFTGGDLKPILLPPFTKSPLVSMQATNTVMVMTEGEQSWVRVGPTKSWKLVKPEEMPDLIRKFNPEMNQMSSGEKAGVAFLVMGLIALVVVVAVIVRRKRRYSRPSSDGYEEIAEEPERETTQEEA